From Halobacillus sp. Marseille-Q1614, the proteins below share one genomic window:
- a CDS encoding N-acetylglucosamine kinase — translation MIIGIDAGGTSTKGALMNLKGEVVFTCESGFGNPLIDRVIAWGNIKETVQTCMDASSERIEHITIGMAGYNTVKNGLDFPADWTAKVTLMTDAELALEAAVPSGNGILTIAGTGSVHVGKAGEITYIAGGWGHLLGDEGGGYSIGKLSIQHVLADLESVNDPSVFSLKILHLIHQHDISGVKNWFYNQSKTEIAGLAAHVLQLAEKDTDAYRLINQEAKDLAEQVDRFYKKISLDSTAVLVVSGSILKKSELFFSRFQHYIESPFLKIERMIVPAYMGAYHYFVKAK, via the coding sequence ATGATTATTGGAATCGATGCGGGCGGAACTTCCACAAAAGGAGCGTTAATGAATTTAAAGGGAGAGGTAGTTTTCACCTGTGAATCAGGATTTGGGAATCCTCTTATAGACCGCGTTATAGCATGGGGAAATATTAAAGAAACTGTGCAGACGTGTATGGATGCATCATCAGAGAGGATCGAACATATTACAATTGGAATGGCCGGTTATAATACAGTGAAAAATGGATTGGATTTTCCTGCGGACTGGACCGCCAAAGTAACACTTATGACTGATGCGGAGCTGGCCTTAGAGGCGGCGGTTCCTTCTGGAAACGGAATTTTAACCATTGCTGGCACAGGCTCCGTACATGTCGGTAAAGCAGGAGAAATTACATATATCGCCGGCGGCTGGGGACATCTGCTCGGAGACGAGGGCGGAGGCTATAGCATCGGCAAGCTGAGCATCCAGCATGTATTAGCAGACTTAGAATCAGTTAACGATCCGTCCGTATTCTCACTTAAGATCCTACATCTGATTCATCAGCACGATATAAGCGGTGTAAAGAACTGGTTCTACAATCAAAGCAAAACAGAGATAGCCGGGCTGGCTGCGCATGTATTACAGCTTGCTGAAAAAGATACTGATGCTTATAGGCTCATCAATCAGGAAGCCAAAGACCTGGCCGAGCAAGTCGACCGCTTTTATAAAAAAATCTCTCTTGATTCAACTGCCGTACTTGTCGTCTCGGGGAGCATTCTAAAGAAAAGTGAGTTATTCTTCTCAAGGTTTCAGCATTATATAGAAAGTCCTTTTCTGAAGATCGAAAGGATGATCGTCCCTGCCTATATGGGGGCATATCACTATTTTGTAAAAGCAAAATAA
- a CDS encoding DUF4212 domain-containing protein, whose protein sequence is MRKIDRKHADAYFKARTTMIVIYLIIGLTASYGVVFFARELSAFSVLGIPFHYYMGAQGAVVTFIILLFINAIVGDKIDEKFGFNPEFVEETEEEKKAMDH, encoded by the coding sequence ATGAGGAAAATCGATCGCAAGCATGCAGATGCTTATTTTAAGGCGCGGACGACTATGATTGTCATCTATTTAATCATAGGACTTACAGCTTCTTATGGCGTCGTATTTTTCGCCCGAGAGCTTTCAGCTTTTAGCGTGTTAGGAATTCCATTTCACTACTATATGGGAGCTCAAGGGGCAGTAGTCACCTTTATTATCCTTTTGTTTATTAATGCGATAGTTGGCGATAAAATCGATGAAAAATTTGGATTCAATCCAGAGTTTGTCGAGGAAACAGAAGAAGAGAAAAAAGCTATGGATCATTAG
- a CDS encoding sodium:solute symporter family protein — translation MDGQFLVSLSLIIATFALYIGIAQFNKARQTSDFYVAGRGVPPIYNGMAIGADWMSAASFIGMAGTVMVLGYDGLAYIMGWTGGYLLLTFLLAPQLRKYGRYTVPEFIGDRYRSNTARLIAAIATIIISFTYSVGQLSGSGIVIGRLLEVNTSIGTLIGVVLIAYYSAMGGMKGITWTQVAQYLVLIIAYLIPVIFMSLQLTQSPAPWLSYGQVIDEMRMLDQELGISEYIVPFTEATKWQFLALMFTLMAGTAGLPHVIVRFFTVATMKAARWSGAWALLFIGLLYLSAPVYAAFSRFILMTEVAGSSINNLPAWTAAWIDTGQLSVADTNGDGTLQWSELVISNDIVVMATPEIANLGAFVIGLMAAGAMAAALSTAGGLMIAISASLSHDIYYRSINPNASETKRLVVGRWSIVLATVAAGLLALNPPGAITQIVAWAFALASGSFFPALVLGVWWKRANGPGVIAGMITGLTVTLSYIFAAKFLGFTILGIIDTGAGVFGAISAILANVIVSLSTKAPSKETQDEVTDLRYPEQVQYKNGEVWLKKSN, via the coding sequence GTGGACGGACAATTTCTTGTATCTCTCAGTTTAATTATAGCAACATTCGCTTTGTACATAGGGATCGCCCAATTTAACAAAGCGAGGCAGACATCAGACTTCTACGTAGCAGGCCGCGGAGTGCCTCCCATTTATAATGGGATGGCAATTGGAGCGGACTGGATGAGTGCAGCTTCATTCATCGGAATGGCCGGTACAGTTATGGTTCTTGGATATGATGGACTCGCTTATATTATGGGCTGGACGGGCGGCTACTTATTGCTGACCTTTTTACTGGCTCCACAGCTCAGAAAATATGGACGCTATACGGTGCCGGAATTTATCGGGGACCGTTACAGGAGTAACACAGCACGATTGATTGCAGCGATTGCAACCATAATTATTAGTTTTACGTATTCGGTAGGACAGTTATCCGGATCGGGAATTGTTATAGGACGTTTATTAGAAGTTAACACTTCAATTGGTACACTTATTGGGGTCGTATTGATTGCTTACTATTCCGCAATGGGCGGTATGAAAGGGATAACGTGGACCCAGGTAGCTCAATACCTTGTATTAATTATCGCCTATTTAATTCCCGTTATTTTTATGTCTTTACAGTTGACACAAAGCCCTGCTCCTTGGCTTTCTTATGGGCAAGTCATCGATGAAATGAGGATGTTGGATCAGGAGTTGGGAATCTCAGAATATATAGTACCTTTTACTGAAGCTACAAAATGGCAGTTCCTTGCTTTAATGTTTACTCTAATGGCAGGTACGGCTGGACTTCCACACGTTATTGTAAGGTTTTTTACTGTAGCAACAATGAAAGCAGCAAGGTGGAGTGGGGCGTGGGCACTTTTATTTATCGGTTTATTATACTTATCCGCGCCTGTATACGCTGCATTTTCACGTTTCATTTTAATGACAGAGGTTGCAGGATCCTCTATTAATAACTTGCCTGCATGGACAGCAGCATGGATTGATACAGGCCAGCTGTCTGTCGCAGATACAAATGGCGATGGAACCCTGCAGTGGTCTGAGCTAGTCATCAGTAACGATATCGTCGTGATGGCTACACCAGAGATTGCCAACCTGGGTGCATTTGTCATCGGTTTGATGGCGGCGGGGGCCATGGCAGCTGCCCTATCAACAGCAGGCGGCCTTATGATCGCTATCTCTGCTTCTCTATCGCATGACATATACTATCGTTCCATTAACCCGAACGCGAGTGAAACAAAACGCTTAGTAGTAGGACGATGGTCCATTGTGCTCGCCACTGTAGCGGCAGGTCTATTAGCTCTCAATCCGCCAGGAGCCATTACTCAGATTGTAGCTTGGGCCTTTGCGTTAGCGTCCGGTTCCTTTTTCCCGGCGCTCGTATTAGGTGTATGGTGGAAGCGGGCGAACGGTCCGGGAGTTATTGCTGGAATGATTACAGGGTTAACTGTAACACTCAGCTATATATTTGCTGCTAAATTCCTTGGCTTTACAATACTCGGAATTATAGACACAGGGGCTGGTGTATTTGGAGCCATTTCAGCTATTTTAGCAAACGTGATTGTTTCCTTGTCAACTAAGGCACCATCTAAAGAAACGCAGGACGAAGTTACAGATCTCAGGTATCCGGAACAAGTGCAATATAAAAATGGTGAAGTTTGGCTTAAGAAATCTAATTAA
- a CDS encoding AEC family transporter: MAIFIEVVLPVILIFLSGFLLQKFMRMEIKSISTVVLYIMLPCLVFETFYRAEFNQEYAMMIAFSILLLVCILLINKLAARVANYSTAVESGLILSTAFMNAGNYGTPIVLFAFGEQGFVYAVSFMVIQQIVMNFFGVYYAAKGAAGFRLAIQTVLKMPPTYAVILALIAKFTSIPVSNNVLSSIGLVGQAAIPVVMILLGMQLANITIKQLDWSKVTYASILRLVVSPFIAWGLTLLLPMNDLMASVLIIAAAMPSAATTTMYAVQFDAKPDLVSSITLITTLLSVITIPIALNILS; the protein is encoded by the coding sequence ATGGCTATATTTATTGAAGTCGTTCTGCCAGTGATATTAATATTCTTGTCTGGATTCCTGCTTCAGAAGTTTATGAGAATGGAGATCAAGTCGATCTCTACCGTTGTTTTATACATCATGCTGCCTTGTCTTGTTTTTGAAACATTTTACAGAGCAGAATTTAATCAGGAATACGCGATGATGATTGCTTTTTCAATCCTCCTGTTAGTATGTATCCTTCTGATCAACAAGTTGGCAGCAAGAGTAGCGAACTACTCAACCGCGGTAGAGAGCGGGCTGATTCTCTCGACTGCTTTTATGAATGCTGGTAACTACGGGACGCCGATCGTATTATTCGCTTTTGGAGAGCAGGGTTTTGTTTACGCTGTATCCTTTATGGTCATTCAGCAAATTGTTATGAACTTTTTCGGGGTTTATTACGCGGCCAAAGGAGCGGCTGGCTTTCGGCTGGCTATCCAGACTGTATTAAAGATGCCTCCAACGTATGCTGTGATTTTAGCTTTAATTGCTAAGTTTACCTCTATACCCGTCTCAAATAATGTGTTATCGAGTATCGGTTTGGTCGGTCAAGCCGCGATTCCTGTTGTCATGATTCTCTTAGGGATGCAGCTGGCCAATATTACAATTAAACAATTAGATTGGAGCAAGGTGACTTATGCTTCTATACTCAGACTAGTTGTATCTCCGTTCATTGCCTGGGGTCTTACGCTGCTACTGCCTATGAATGATCTAATGGCCAGTGTTTTAATCATAGCAGCCGCTATGCCTTCTGCCGCAACCACAACGATGTATGCTGTACAATTCGACGCAAAGCCTGACCTCGTATCGAGCATCACCCTTATTACTACTTTATTAAGTGTGATAACGATCCCGATTGCTTTAAATATATTATCTTAG
- a CDS encoding sigma-70 family RNA polymerase sigma factor has protein sequence MSNKSQFIEYQPLVYSTLHKLRVPRPYDDYVQEAYFVYEKCRHNYDPSLSKFSSYFTLHLLYYYKSLFRKKKKPLLAFVPSLHTDPLLDVITLWDITDHCHLTNVEKDVLFLTLKDWTIKEISCHIDRSPSTIKRARRSIRKKISPYVRSQ, from the coding sequence TTGAGTAATAAAAGTCAATTTATAGAATACCAGCCTCTTGTCTACTCCACCCTTCACAAACTTCGAGTTCCTCGCCCCTATGATGACTATGTTCAGGAAGCCTACTTTGTTTATGAGAAATGCCGTCACAACTATGATCCTTCCCTCTCAAAATTTTCTTCTTATTTTACCCTTCACTTACTCTACTACTATAAATCTCTCTTCAGAAAGAAAAAGAAACCCCTGCTGGCTTTTGTACCTTCACTGCACACTGATCCTCTGCTGGATGTGATTACCCTTTGGGATATAACGGATCACTGTCATCTAACTAACGTGGAAAAAGATGTACTGTTTCTTACGCTTAAAGATTGGACAATAAAAGAGATCTCCTGTCATATAGACAGGAGTCCATCCACCATTAAAAGAGCAAGAAGATCGATCAGGAAGAAAATTTCGCCTTATGTCAGATCTCAGTAG
- a CDS encoding sigma-70 family RNA polymerase sigma factor → MTNDELEFENIVKSNERLIYYHIKNLHIKDPNGEYFAEGLEALWKAYHTYNPSIGKFSTYLSWKIRNALIDRIRQDIQRLKKEDLYIQHQKSEDRYLKEDVIEDHYFWKEIQSLLTSNQWKWVYYFIILDKSVEEIALREGVKKDAVKNWGRHARKNLRAKYRKTTTH, encoded by the coding sequence ATGACTAATGACGAATTAGAATTTGAAAACATCGTAAAAAGCAATGAAAGACTTATCTACTACCACATCAAAAACCTCCACATTAAAGACCCCAACGGCGAGTACTTTGCAGAAGGGTTAGAAGCCCTTTGGAAAGCCTACCATACATACAATCCCTCCATAGGAAAGTTCTCCACATACTTAAGCTGGAAAATTAGAAACGCGCTGATTGATCGTATACGCCAGGATATTCAAAGATTGAAAAAAGAAGATTTATATATTCAGCATCAGAAGTCGGAAGACAGATATCTTAAGGAAGATGTAATTGAAGACCATTATTTTTGGAAGGAGATCCAGTCCTTACTGACATCAAACCAGTGGAAATGGGTTTATTACTTTATTATTTTAGATAAGTCGGTAGAAGAAATTGCTTTGAGAGAGGGAGTAAAGAAAGATGCTGTTAAAAATTGGGGACGCCATGCACGCAAAAATCTGCGTGCCAAATACAGAAAAACAACCACGCATTAA
- the thrB gene encoding homoserine kinase, whose amino-acid sequence MNTFTIKVPATSANLGPGFDSVGLALDLYVTLECEPAKEWNFVLSQQDAPFIPNDKNNLIYKSAVFTAAKFGKDELPPHQIRMTNDVPIARGLGSSSTAVVGGIELANQLFSLNLTKSQKLQIACEIEGHPDNVAPAIYGGITVSSYDGSNLESVRFSKGLENVVFAAVIPDYHVETEKARAILPDEVPYKEAVYASGMANVLVAALAEQDWALVGRMMKQDKWHQPYRGELIPDFPKVSNVLNTHGALGYYISGAGPTMIGMFNADKDFKNLFSDLADYQIDLLQADTNGVTAVNPAPMNQ is encoded by the coding sequence ATGAATACCTTCACGATCAAAGTACCTGCCACATCAGCTAATTTAGGACCGGGTTTCGATTCTGTAGGTTTAGCCTTAGATCTTTATGTAACACTCGAATGTGAACCTGCAAAAGAATGGAATTTCGTTCTTTCTCAACAAGATGCACCATTCATTCCAAATGATAAAAATAACCTGATTTATAAATCTGCTGTCTTTACAGCAGCTAAGTTTGGAAAAGATGAACTGCCTCCACACCAGATTAGAATGACCAATGATGTTCCAATTGCCAGAGGGCTTGGCAGTTCATCTACAGCAGTTGTCGGAGGAATTGAACTGGCAAATCAATTGTTTAGCTTAAACCTGACAAAAAGCCAAAAGCTTCAAATTGCCTGTGAAATTGAAGGCCATCCAGATAATGTAGCTCCTGCAATATATGGTGGAATCACAGTATCAAGTTACGATGGAAGCAATTTGGAATCCGTTCGTTTTTCTAAAGGGCTTGAAAATGTAGTCTTTGCCGCTGTGATTCCTGATTACCATGTGGAAACCGAGAAAGCCCGCGCAATCCTGCCTGATGAAGTTCCGTATAAAGAAGCTGTTTATGCTAGTGGAATGGCTAATGTATTAGTCGCAGCTTTAGCCGAACAGGACTGGGCTCTAGTAGGTAGAATGATGAAACAAGATAAATGGCATCAGCCCTATCGCGGGGAATTGATTCCTGATTTTCCGAAAGTGTCGAATGTCTTAAATACACATGGGGCTCTAGGTTATTATATCAGCGGCGCCGGCCCTACAATGATCGGCATGTTTAACGCAGATAAAGATTTCAAGAATCTGTTCTCAGATTTAGCGGATTACCAAATCGATCTTTTACAAGCTGATACGAATGGGGTAACTGCCGTTAACCCTGCTCCTATGAACCAGTGA
- the thrC gene encoding threonine synthase, protein MWKGLLDKYADHLPVTEETPKLTLYEGNTPLLPIPTISKELGIDAYVKIEGANPTGSFKDRGMVMAMAKAIEAGSKAVICASTGNTSASAAAFAARAGLRCIVVIPDGKIAEGKLAQAVMYGAEIFSIKGNFDQALKMVREIAEKEPITLVNSVNPYRIEGQKTAAFEVCDVLGEAPDFLSIPVGNAGNITAYWKGFKEYHESKGTKLPQMLGFEASGSAAIVRNEVIENPETIATAIRIGNPASWQAAVKAAEDSKGSINEVTDDEIIEAYQWLAQTEGVFAEPASCASIAGTIKKVKDGTIPKGSRVVHVLTGNGLKDPNTAIEKSKIKPTVIENDLLQFAEAAGVRS, encoded by the coding sequence ATGTGGAAAGGCCTTTTAGATAAATATGCAGATCATTTACCTGTTACAGAGGAAACTCCAAAGCTGACATTATATGAAGGAAATACACCACTTTTGCCAATTCCGACGATTTCTAAGGAGCTCGGAATTGATGCTTACGTAAAAATTGAAGGTGCCAACCCGACAGGTTCTTTTAAAGACCGAGGAATGGTTATGGCAATGGCTAAGGCGATTGAAGCGGGATCTAAAGCGGTGATTTGTGCATCAACAGGGAATACTTCTGCATCTGCTGCAGCGTTCGCTGCACGGGCAGGATTACGTTGTATCGTGGTCATTCCAGATGGGAAAATTGCTGAAGGAAAACTTGCTCAGGCTGTAATGTATGGCGCTGAAATTTTCTCTATTAAAGGAAACTTCGACCAGGCACTGAAGATGGTGAGGGAAATTGCTGAAAAAGAACCAATCACTCTGGTAAACTCCGTAAACCCTTATCGAATTGAAGGACAGAAAACAGCAGCGTTTGAAGTATGTGACGTATTAGGAGAAGCGCCGGATTTCCTTTCTATCCCTGTTGGAAATGCAGGAAACATTACGGCTTATTGGAAAGGATTTAAAGAATATCATGAGAGTAAAGGGACAAAGCTCCCACAAATGTTAGGCTTTGAAGCGAGCGGATCTGCAGCGATTGTAAGGAATGAAGTTATAGAAAACCCTGAGACAATTGCGACCGCTATTCGCATTGGCAACCCTGCCAGCTGGCAGGCCGCAGTAAAAGCTGCTGAAGATTCAAAAGGCAGTATAAATGAAGTAACAGATGATGAAATTATTGAAGCTTATCAATGGTTAGCTCAAACGGAAGGTGTTTTTGCAGAGCCTGCTTCCTGTGCTTCCATTGCCGGAACCATTAAAAAAGTAAAAGACGGTACAATCCCTAAAGGTTCACGTGTAGTGCATGTACTGACTGGAAACGGGTTGAAAGACCCTAACACGGCCATTGAGAAAAGCAAAATTAAACCAACGGTTATCGAAAACGACCTTCTACAATTTGCGGAAGCTGCAGGCGTAAGGTCATGA
- a CDS encoding homoserine dehydrogenase: MKETISVGLLGLGTVGSGVIEILEDHKESIQHKTGCNVNIKTVLVSDLSKPRNLQNQETKLTDQYQDITQDPEIDVVVEVMGGIDHTLKILMEAIENGKHIVTANKDLVAQYGAELLEATQRNRCDLFYEASVAGGIPILRSILDGLSSDRIRKMMGIVNGTTNYILTKMSKEGVDFDTVLKEAQDLGFAEADPTADVDGLDAARKMTILSILGFSMPFNLEDVEVKGIRGLSLADINYAKQLGYSVKLIGVADHSEKGAAVSVEPTLLPLDHPLSSVNDEYNAVYVYGDAVGETMFYGPGAGKLPTATAVVSDLIAVVKSLRLGTSGMAYVQPQFPKQVKTKQDILTKKYLRLHVHDQPGMLMELTKIFAQYDISFDQIIQRKADQDDERELMMVTHQVSEADFEQAYEELGNLPSIRSVDSVFRVEGSE; the protein is encoded by the coding sequence ATGAAAGAAACAATTTCTGTAGGACTGCTGGGGTTAGGTACCGTTGGAAGCGGCGTTATCGAAATTCTGGAAGATCATAAAGAAAGTATTCAGCATAAGACAGGCTGCAATGTAAACATCAAAACGGTTCTTGTCAGTGACTTATCTAAACCTAGAAACCTGCAAAACCAGGAGACAAAACTGACAGATCAATATCAAGATATTACTCAGGATCCTGAGATAGATGTCGTAGTGGAAGTAATGGGTGGAATCGATCACACTTTAAAAATACTAATGGAAGCCATTGAAAATGGTAAACATATCGTTACTGCAAATAAGGATTTAGTCGCTCAATATGGCGCTGAACTACTGGAAGCTACCCAGCGCAACAGATGCGATCTCTTTTACGAAGCCAGTGTTGCTGGAGGAATTCCAATCCTTCGTTCCATTTTGGACGGGTTATCTTCTGACCGTATCCGCAAGATGATGGGGATTGTAAATGGAACGACGAACTATATTTTAACGAAGATGTCTAAGGAAGGCGTAGATTTTGACACTGTTCTAAAAGAAGCTCAGGACCTTGGTTTTGCGGAAGCTGATCCAACGGCTGATGTCGATGGGCTGGATGCGGCAAGAAAGATGACAATCTTATCTATTCTAGGCTTCTCCATGCCGTTTAACCTTGAGGATGTAGAAGTAAAAGGGATCCGCGGGTTATCACTGGCAGATATAAATTATGCCAAGCAGCTTGGCTATTCTGTTAAATTAATTGGGGTAGCGGACCACAGTGAAAAAGGGGCTGCCGTAAGTGTAGAACCTACGTTGTTACCCCTTGACCACCCGCTCTCCTCTGTTAATGATGAGTATAACGCTGTCTACGTATATGGTGATGCTGTAGGTGAAACGATGTTTTATGGACCGGGGGCAGGAAAACTGCCAACCGCTACAGCCGTCGTATCTGACTTGATTGCCGTAGTAAAAAGCTTAAGACTAGGGACTTCTGGCATGGCGTATGTTCAGCCGCAATTTCCTAAACAAGTGAAAACAAAACAAGACATTCTTACTAAAAAATATTTACGACTGCACGTGCATGATCAGCCTGGCATGTTAATGGAATTAACGAAGATATTCGCCCAGTATGATATCTCTTTTGACCAGATTATTCAGCGAAAAGCAGACCAGGACGACGAACGAGAACTAATGATGGTTACCCACCAGGTAAGTGAAGCTGATTTCGAGCAAGCTTATGAGGAGCTCGGAAACCTCCCGTCAATTCGTTCAGTTGATAGTGTATTCCGTGTGGAAGGGAGCGAATAA
- a CDS encoding IDEAL domain-containing protein produces the protein MLNIKMLKPYYVKEDKRFIRVVLAYQYFSLFIDEELYQFIPMESREIIYDRESKRIHNVFDIFVFQRGKRTVYVSVADLLKLPDFLTHLHSIIMPFDTEKKEVIKVEESQMEEIIVELEKENLRRLIDGALDDHDMNRFKELTDKWNEIYA, from the coding sequence TTGCTTAATATTAAAATGTTAAAGCCATACTATGTTAAGGAAGATAAACGGTTTATTCGAGTTGTTCTTGCCTACCAGTATTTTTCCCTGTTTATTGACGAAGAACTGTATCAGTTTATCCCTATGGAGTCTAGAGAAATTATTTATGACAGAGAAAGTAAGCGTATTCATAACGTGTTTGATATTTTTGTTTTCCAGCGAGGAAAGCGGACGGTCTACGTTTCGGTAGCAGATTTACTAAAGCTTCCTGATTTCTTAACACATTTACATTCCATCATTATGCCCTTTGACACTGAAAAGAAAGAAGTCATAAAAGTAGAAGAGTCGCAAATGGAAGAAATCATTGTTGAACTTGAGAAAGAAAATCTGCGCAGGCTGATCGATGGAGCGCTGGACGACCATGATATGAATCGATTTAAAGAGCTTACAGATAAATGGAACGAAATTTATGCTTAA
- a CDS encoding helix-turn-helix domain-containing protein: MPDIGERIRRMRVERGLSINKFAEKAGVSKSYVSNIERGVQKNPSLSVLGKMAATLNVPLEEFLSGSAQAELKKN, translated from the coding sequence TTGCCGGATATTGGAGAACGTATAAGAAGAATGAGGGTAGAAAGAGGTCTCTCGATTAATAAGTTTGCGGAAAAAGCAGGAGTTTCTAAGTCTTACGTGAGCAATATTGAAAGGGGGGTGCAGAAGAATCCATCACTAAGCGTCTTAGGTAAAATGGCGGCTACACTTAATGTACCATTGGAAGAGTTTTTATCAGGGTCCGCACAAGCTGAGTTAAAGAAGAATTAA
- a CDS encoding anti-repressor SinI family protein, with protein sequence MKSCANQTVLDTDWIEMIKEAKEMGLTVEEVRIFLAKTNKGYKRGIS encoded by the coding sequence ATGAAATCATGTGCTAATCAGACTGTATTAGATACGGACTGGATTGAGATGATCAAAGAGGCTAAAGAAATGGGATTAACAGTAGAAGAGGTAAGAATTTTTCTCGCAAAAACAAATAAAGGGTATAAACGGGGCATCAGCTAA
- a CDS encoding helix-turn-helix domain-containing protein produces the protein MKMEQVELFQLLKDCSQVFRTSILILNEQEEIIRHFPETFQRPPKIFHHTLQHCLTESKNHPFQLQLFSDVFYQYFFFYPIVNKEGVYTFIGVGPYLIHEVGKFQVRKLLVLNGLDFSYEEEAIDYFKQLPVVERKEIMAVERLLKALLPGEADGEYSIAQIPTKEMEVYREFKNNQLKSKYSRHLLELNENFNRYFKQGDNQALEEYKKLRKSSLFPLGNGDELRSAKNNIITLISKLTRIAIEEGVAKTEAFTLHDFYINHLETKQGIKEIEKLEFMVIQAFLDVMKQKNLTSRVSPLVHRAKNYIFQNLTEEINLKVIADELKVNPNYLSSVFNKDTGISLTKYINEQRIKEAKDLLRETPYSLMEISIILGYNSQSYFTRVFKKQEGVSPKEFREKLHSNG, from the coding sequence ATGAAAATGGAACAAGTGGAACTGTTTCAACTGCTCAAAGATTGTTCACAGGTATTTCGAACATCGATTTTAATCCTTAATGAACAAGAAGAGATTATTAGGCATTTTCCGGAAACATTTCAGCGTCCGCCTAAAATTTTTCACCATACCCTTCAACACTGTTTAACGGAAAGCAAAAACCATCCATTTCAGCTGCAGCTCTTTTCTGACGTATTTTATCAGTATTTCTTTTTTTATCCTATTGTGAATAAGGAGGGTGTTTATACTTTTATTGGGGTTGGCCCTTATTTAATACATGAAGTTGGGAAGTTTCAGGTCCGTAAGCTGCTGGTGCTCAATGGGCTTGATTTCTCTTATGAAGAAGAAGCAATTGACTACTTCAAACAGCTTCCGGTAGTAGAAAGAAAGGAAATCATGGCTGTTGAACGGCTTCTTAAAGCCTTGCTTCCCGGCGAAGCGGATGGGGAATATTCGATCGCGCAAATCCCAACAAAAGAAATGGAGGTTTACCGGGAATTTAAGAATAATCAGCTTAAATCCAAATACTCTCGACATCTTCTTGAATTAAACGAAAACTTCAACCGATACTTTAAACAGGGGGATAATCAAGCATTAGAGGAATATAAAAAATTAAGAAAATCGTCATTGTTTCCACTAGGAAATGGCGATGAGCTGAGGTCTGCCAAAAATAATATTATTACATTGATTTCAAAATTAACGAGGATAGCGATTGAAGAAGGGGTAGCAAAAACGGAAGCTTTTACACTCCATGACTTTTACATTAACCACCTGGAAACAAAGCAGGGGATTAAGGAAATAGAAAAACTCGAGTTCATGGTGATCCAGGCATTCTTGGATGTGATGAAGCAGAAAAATTTGACCAGCCGGGTTTCACCGCTTGTACATAGAGCGAAGAACTATATTTTTCAAAATCTAACAGAGGAAATCAATTTAAAGGTTATCGCTGATGAGTTAAAGGTAAATCCCAATTATCTCTCGAGTGTTTTTAACAAAGACACGGGCATATCTTTAACTAAATATATAAACGAGCAGAGAATTAAAGAAGCTAAAGATTTATTAAGGGAGACTCCTTATTCGCTTATGGAAATTAGTATTATTCTAGGTTATAACAGCCAAAGCTATTTTACCCGCGTATTTAAAAAGCAGGAGGGAGTCAGTCCTAAGGAATTTCGGGAAAAACTTCATTCTAATGGATAG
- a CDS encoding VanZ family protein — MKKLSNWIPAFLWMGIIFYSSSTPYEAQNVQPLLQRWLDLAWLTPYISEISFTYNGQIVSAATHGTEGFVEFFIRKGAHVVVFFTLALLFYWAIVRTWNFSVQISLLSAWLLTVVYAITDELHQRLTPNRTPYFGDVVLDSTGAIAAVLFIFFLRRR, encoded by the coding sequence ATGAAAAAGTTAAGCAACTGGATCCCTGCTTTCCTATGGATGGGGATTATTTTTTATTCTTCTTCGACACCTTATGAGGCTCAAAACGTTCAGCCGCTTTTACAGCGCTGGCTGGATCTGGCATGGCTGACTCCTTACATAAGCGAGATATCCTTTACATATAACGGACAGATAGTCAGTGCTGCCACTCATGGAACGGAAGGTTTTGTAGAATTTTTCATTAGAAAAGGAGCACACGTCGTGGTCTTTTTTACCTTGGCGCTGCTTTTCTACTGGGCGATTGTCCGCACCTGGAATTTCTCTGTCCAAATTTCGCTTCTGTCTGCATGGCTGCTTACGGTTGTTTATGCGATAACAGATGAACTTCACCAGCGACTTACACCTAATCGAACACCATACTTCGGAGACGTCGTTTTAGATAGTACAGGAGCGATAGCTGCCGTATTATTTATCTTCTTCTTAAGAAGGAGATAA